Proteins encoded within one genomic window of Fibrobacter sp. UWP2:
- a CDS encoding glycoside hydrolase family 9 protein: MKWDTASVDDGGTVQSFSHFVPNPSKHNTVPKVGSVPQDFKPNAFIPDTLNQAFIDAMNMRIGRIRVNQAGYLPDDPEMQFYYVSSGNCTENFSIVDLDGNEVATGGTFTPSGLSTSSSWEIIASTDAATNDQVRYNTETEGPSGKVCIGNLSQLAENLAHNTRYRIKVLNQYSSTFIISERVYSMIRDALLKFFGINRSGNSESWFHKPSHTKDGGGTLVNSGSGGSTAGITVKEGDLQGGWYDCGDHLKESYTQGLSFMVLTTTAAGNADRDDNNYAYNHGETVNIDDIPDILREAKHGADFFLRAYRVANGVIDNMPVSIGNFGADHGWWARPEIQDAIPATRKGSGGPSERDVRLGELGANVSSEIAAGLAILGRDYARYDKAFADSCKMVAVAMYDFAKNLALGNPTYGGGKPFVHNTEPGTWSSAAYNGGNSYLDDISIAAVALHYGTYPDSGMKYLNDAAEDQTLRNDDNVGVAHFRGGWFAASPNGMKKSSNTSWADVETFALYSFYKLLLKDDSTAASFGISHDDRLFYAENIAYTLANNISARSSSGSNGITIPHPDNGTAIVTATDLWYQMQYQMEWIYNRYQAGNIFDLFAYVDVTKDLEGVRLPQKGVQTWNSAAMKQLGINQLNYLFGVNPWDISFLIGVGDKNDAHPHHRAANPEGKNIPGATYKYTPPVGALIGAPAPKEGNAWIPGMAYSWKDHFKEETCIDATSMFLAAATMVIKEEDRNRAPKDIGVEIRYVGYDSAIVKITQDIRGTAMILYSTNETGPFNIPVKDTVPGMSHEIHLTGLQNGTSYFFKVVAINSRSEAYTTKWLVDSTSTPYSFTTLVSPPGDADIQNIKVCNLSSDSAEIMWYTPNGQYESKMYWDTTLTSYDKMQWNTGDINADVSGIPTNFHYVKIGGLKEKTTYYYCVESNGSRSCINDKGAPLKFTTPVTRFNFDVTAYQYEFTGLDFMNLNLVNNEERAFDSLELRLYVTARPDEIEATPGENNQPGTCPLLIDEDICQAYDEAGFNKPCLTTDGSSADEMIRYNLRHSVPIRLDDTYDAATGTYGWYFPIPLGGTEIKSASRMRIDLGFSSGIYQNGGCETLRQPGKIRFSAAGGHWSWAPHKREIDGADYDGMPEWEKDQGDKEHAPVNPYIAVYRKDEFISGFSPSYSEMATKRADYKLTVSYDPPFNLSNGSYVQIDSSKSTLYATGTAVVTESGYITDIWVNGVALSKAQRETAAVYDPSTGRYLLNIPVKMTIGTNKVDITVFAGPNPECESCQEFGGCAFVNRNYYVQFSKGDRTAGKLQLLREDGNSVSSPVTEDPMKFKIFVSDKDNNKHETVSVTLHNSRTGEATSVTLKRTDEALGYFESDWFSAVNNSNAVLPNVALVGGDTINVIYIDADDDEDSTSQYFYANPTTPIPQTVMMQDENCNSKADQLTLTFSGSQFDGSLLKLDSVLVEMENPVNSDSVSFMLKPTQTVSGSEAVIAIDESLVPETTAPVGKATIYMTENNIVKTATANISDGIAPKLTSVAILENENHARVQDTLKIAFSEPVNIPSKNSWILRVVNNGAEVNQTSISVIKATTSDNGKTWQYVIEGNTDGVIVKQDYKAEIAEGISISDMAANPLSTCNGPVTIIESIRPIPVKYAYIEDKEGDGNPDIIYIEFTKTLRDKDMVDTIDVYWGSPSVYHAFAMPTNGWALDTIYGEKTAKPITQLDSANGTWSTRSSTTCATKEDTVYNTRKVYVIDSITGLETDVVDHIDTLSMTITTKEDKTNCTTTIDSTFIPEIVTIGYDTVQSTATVIRIPIPEGVYANTTYGAQGGNGTLLPRKGPLGGFFDDNTATLFDKCPPILVTAKADSSGSFTTLTVIASEPLVADSSDALEYIERKRGSTAGVYLRSSKVVRMNGSKQTYTYMTDADDAIHAGDSIRLVPLMNLSRYKDVAGNSPTDKNPWRMVTGAAGNIKFEVTLANGVTKANGNEFSYSAFPPAQDEAFRITVLKEGKEYFTNIMNNILMATTNAADNSYLHAGPVFGIEITLPSALILDTLGGEVALVNLIDVKFSIEVFDNMGQFINSETITINGETVRKVISDDGVIRMNLEWLAHNGEAPISSKGKKIGTGAYIAKFTFKAKETNTKTQQKSSSSDDTTKAFGFKRAKKK, from the coding sequence ATGAAATGGGATACCGCTTCCGTCGACGACGGCGGAACCGTGCAGAGCTTTAGTCATTTTGTTCCGAACCCCTCCAAGCACAATACCGTTCCAAAGGTAGGTTCCGTACCCCAGGACTTTAAGCCAAACGCCTTTATTCCCGATACGCTGAACCAGGCTTTTATAGACGCAATGAACATGCGCATCGGACGTATCCGTGTGAACCAAGCGGGCTATCTTCCCGACGACCCCGAAATGCAGTTCTACTATGTTTCTAGCGGGAACTGTACCGAGAATTTCTCCATCGTGGACCTAGACGGCAACGAAGTCGCAACCGGAGGGACTTTCACGCCCTCTGGTTTATCAACGTCATCGTCCTGGGAAATAATAGCATCCACCGATGCAGCGACCAATGACCAGGTTCGCTACAACACCGAGACAGAGGGCCCCTCCGGCAAAGTTTGCATTGGCAACCTATCCCAGCTTGCAGAAAACCTGGCCCACAATACCCGATACCGCATTAAGGTTCTCAACCAATATTCCTCGACCTTCATCATCAGCGAGCGAGTTTACTCCATGATTCGCGACGCCCTGTTAAAGTTTTTTGGCATCAACCGTAGCGGCAACTCGGAGTCCTGGTTCCACAAGCCGAGCCACACCAAGGATGGCGGAGGCACTCTCGTAAATAGCGGCTCGGGAGGCTCCACGGCCGGTATTACCGTGAAAGAGGGCGACCTGCAAGGCGGCTGGTATGACTGCGGAGACCACCTGAAGGAGTCTTACACCCAAGGTCTCTCTTTTATGGTGTTAACCACGACTGCAGCTGGCAACGCAGACCGCGATGACAACAACTACGCCTACAACCATGGCGAGACTGTCAATATTGACGATATTCCCGACATTCTTCGTGAAGCCAAGCACGGCGCCGATTTCTTTTTAAGGGCCTATCGCGTAGCCAATGGCGTCATCGACAACATGCCCGTTTCTATTGGTAACTTTGGCGCCGACCACGGCTGGTGGGCCAGGCCCGAAATCCAGGATGCCATTCCCGCAACACGCAAAGGCAGCGGCGGTCCCAGCGAAAGAGACGTCCGCCTGGGCGAATTGGGCGCCAATGTTTCTAGCGAAATTGCAGCGGGCCTCGCCATTTTGGGACGTGACTACGCCCGCTACGACAAGGCCTTCGCCGATTCCTGCAAAATGGTCGCGGTCGCCATGTACGACTTTGCCAAGAACCTGGCCCTCGGCAACCCCACCTACGGTGGTGGAAAGCCTTTTGTACACAATACCGAACCCGGCACATGGTCTAGCGCAGCCTATAACGGCGGCAACTCATATCTGGACGACATCAGTATCGCGGCAGTCGCCCTCCATTATGGAACCTACCCCGATTCCGGCATGAAATACTTGAACGACGCCGCCGAGGACCAAACCCTTCGCAACGACGACAATGTTGGTGTAGCCCACTTCCGGGGCGGGTGGTTTGCCGCGTCCCCCAACGGCATGAAAAAGTCCTCCAACACATCTTGGGCCGATGTCGAGACCTTTGCCCTTTACTCATTCTACAAGCTGCTTTTAAAAGACGATAGTACCGCGGCTTCCTTTGGAATTTCACACGACGACCGACTTTTTTACGCCGAGAACATCGCCTACACACTCGCAAACAATATCTCCGCAAGGTCCTCCTCCGGGTCAAACGGCATCACCATCCCGCACCCCGACAACGGAACGGCCATCGTGACAGCGACAGACCTGTGGTACCAAATGCAATACCAAATGGAATGGATTTACAACCGTTACCAAGCGGGTAATATTTTTGACCTTTTCGCCTACGTCGACGTGACCAAAGACCTAGAGGGCGTCCGCCTGCCTCAAAAGGGCGTGCAAACCTGGAACTCCGCCGCCATGAAGCAGTTGGGCATTAACCAGTTGAACTACCTGTTCGGCGTAAACCCGTGGGACATTTCGTTCTTGATTGGCGTTGGCGACAAAAACGACGCCCACCCCCACCACCGCGCAGCAAACCCCGAAGGCAAAAACATACCCGGCGCCACCTACAAATATACCCCCCCTGTAGGCGCCCTCATTGGTGCTCCTGCACCCAAAGAAGGGAACGCCTGGATTCCTGGCATGGCATATAGCTGGAAGGACCATTTTAAGGAAGAGACTTGTATTGACGCAACATCCATGTTCCTTGCCGCAGCGACGATGGTCATCAAAGAGGAGGACCGGAACCGTGCCCCCAAGGACATTGGCGTTGAAATCCGCTATGTGGGCTACGATTCCGCCATCGTTAAAATCACCCAGGACATCCGCGGCACTGCGATGATCCTCTACAGCACAAACGAAACCGGCCCCTTCAACATCCCCGTCAAAGACACTGTGCCGGGAATGTCTCACGAGATTCATCTTACCGGGCTCCAAAACGGGACTTCATACTTTTTCAAGGTCGTTGCCATAAACAGCCGCAGCGAGGCCTACACCACCAAGTGGCTTGTCGACAGTACCTCAACCCCTTATTCGTTTACGACGCTCGTTAGCCCGCCAGGCGATGCCGACATCCAGAACATTAAAGTTTGCAACCTGAGCTCCGACAGCGCCGAAATCATGTGGTACACTCCCAATGGCCAGTACGAATCCAAAATGTATTGGGACACGACCCTCACCAGCTACGACAAAATGCAGTGGAATACGGGCGACATCAACGCCGATGTCTCGGGAATCCCCACCAACTTCCACTACGTAAAGATTGGTGGCCTCAAAGAAAAAACGACCTACTATTATTGTGTCGAAAGTAACGGAAGCCGGAGCTGCATCAACGACAAGGGCGCTCCGCTCAAGTTCACGACACCTGTCACGCGTTTCAATTTTGACGTTACCGCCTACCAGTACGAGTTCACCGGGCTCGACTTCATGAACCTGAACCTTGTCAATAACGAAGAACGAGCCTTTGACAGCTTGGAACTTCGCCTCTACGTAACAGCACGCCCCGATGAGATTGAGGCCACACCTGGCGAGAACAACCAACCGGGAACCTGCCCCCTGCTCATTGACGAAGACATTTGCCAGGCTTACGACGAAGCAGGCTTCAACAAGCCTTGCTTGACCACCGACGGTTCCTCCGCCGATGAAATGATTCGTTACAACCTCCGTCATTCCGTGCCTATCAGGCTCGATGACACCTACGATGCGGCAACAGGCACCTACGGCTGGTACTTCCCCATACCGCTAGGCGGCACCGAAATCAAGTCTGCATCACGTATGCGCATTGACCTCGGGTTCTCTTCGGGCATTTACCAAAACGGCGGTTGTGAGACCCTTCGTCAACCGGGGAAAATCCGTTTCTCAGCCGCAGGCGGTCACTGGAGCTGGGCGCCGCACAAAAGGGAAATCGACGGCGCCGATTACGACGGCATGCCCGAATGGGAGAAGGACCAAGGCGACAAGGAACATGCACCAGTAAATCCTTACATTGCAGTCTACCGCAAGGATGAATTCATCTCGGGCTTCAGCCCCTCGTACAGCGAAATGGCAACCAAGCGTGCCGACTACAAACTCACTGTTTCCTACGACCCTCCTTTTAACCTTTCAAATGGTTCATACGTTCAGATTGACTCCAGTAAGAGCACCCTGTATGCGACCGGCACCGCCGTTGTCACCGAGAGCGGCTACATCACCGACATCTGGGTAAACGGCGTCGCCCTCTCCAAGGCTCAACGAGAAACTGCGGCAGTCTACGACCCGTCCACAGGACGCTACCTGCTCAACATCCCGGTAAAAATGACCATAGGCACAAACAAGGTCGACATCACCGTGTTTGCAGGGCCAAACCCCGAATGCGAGTCTTGCCAGGAATTTGGCGGTTGCGCCTTTGTGAACAGAAACTACTATGTACAGTTTAGCAAGGGCGACCGTACTGCCGGCAAGCTGCAACTGCTCCGTGAAGACGGGAACTCCGTTTCGAGCCCTGTTACCGAAGACCCCATGAAGTTCAAGATCTTCGTGAGCGACAAGGACAACAACAAGCACGAAACCGTCTCTGTCACGCTGCACAACTCTAGAACCGGCGAAGCAACGTCTGTTACCCTGAAGCGCACCGACGAAGCCCTCGGCTACTTCGAAAGCGATTGGTTCTCGGCTGTGAACAACTCCAACGCCGTGCTCCCCAATGTGGCCCTCGTTGGCGGTGACACCATCAACGTCATTTACATTGACGCCGACGATGACGAAGACTCGACTTCGCAGTACTTCTACGCGAACCCGACCACTCCGATTCCGCAAACCGTCATGATGCAAGACGAGAACTGCAATTCCAAGGCGGACCAGCTGACACTGACCTTCAGTGGAAGCCAGTTTGACGGTTCCTTGCTGAAGCTGGACAGCGTCCTTGTTGAAATGGAAAACCCGGTCAACAGCGACTCTGTCAGCTTTATGCTCAAGCCTACCCAGACCGTATCTGGTTCCGAGGCGGTCATCGCCATAGACGAGTCCTTGGTCCCCGAAACCACCGCACCTGTGGGTAAGGCCACCATTTACATGACCGAGAACAATATCGTCAAGACGGCGACCGCAAATATTTCTGACGGAATCGCCCCCAAGCTCACCTCGGTGGCAATCCTTGAAAACGAGAATCACGCCCGTGTTCAAGACACCTTGAAAATAGCCTTCTCGGAACCGGTGAATATTCCGTCCAAAAACTCTTGGATTCTTCGCGTTGTCAATAACGGCGCCGAAGTGAACCAAACTTCCATCTCGGTAATTAAGGCTACCACCTCGGATAACGGAAAAACATGGCAGTACGTTATTGAAGGCAATACCGACGGAGTCATTGTAAAGCAAGATTACAAGGCCGAAATCGCAGAAGGGATTTCTATTAGTGATATGGCCGCAAACCCGCTTTCGACATGCAATGGCCCGGTAACCATCATTGAATCCATCCGTCCTATCCCTGTCAAGTACGCCTACATCGAAGACAAGGAGGGCGACGGCAACCCCGACATAATTTACATTGAGTTCACCAAGACGCTCCGCGACAAAGACATGGTGGATACAATTGACGTCTATTGGGGTAGCCCTTCCGTGTACCACGCCTTTGCCATGCCCACCAACGGCTGGGCACTTGACACCATTTATGGCGAAAAAACGGCAAAGCCCATTACGCAGTTGGATTCCGCTAACGGCACTTGGAGCACAAGGTCTAGCACGACTTGCGCCACAAAGGAAGATACCGTTTACAACACCAGGAAAGTCTACGTCATTGATTCTATCACCGGGTTGGAGACCGACGTGGTAGACCACATCGACACTCTTTCTATGACAATAACCACCAAAGAAGACAAGACCAACTGTACGACAACTATAGATTCCACCTTCATCCCGGAGATTGTCACCATCGGGTATGACACGGTACAGTCCACAGCAACGGTCATTAGGATTCCTATCCCCGAAGGCGTGTACGCCAACACAACATATGGCGCACAAGGTGGCAACGGCACCTTATTGCCTCGCAAAGGACCTTTGGGCGGATTCTTTGACGACAATACAGCAACACTATTTGACAAGTGTCCGCCAATTCTGGTAACAGCCAAGGCCGATTCCAGCGGCAGTTTCACCACCCTTACTGTGATAGCTTCTGAGCCTCTGGTCGCGGACTCTTCCGATGCACTGGAATACATTGAGCGCAAACGTGGTTCCACCGCGGGCGTATACCTCCGTAGTTCCAAAGTAGTAAGGATGAATGGTTCCAAACAGACATACACCTACATGACTGACGCCGATGATGCCATCCATGCAGGCGATTCCATTAGGCTTGTTCCTCTGATGAACCTCAGCCGTTACAAAGACGTTGCCGGCAACAGTCCCACCGACAAAAATCCGTGGAGGATGGTCACTGGCGCAGCGGGCAATATCAAGTTCGAAGTAACGCTTGCTAACGGAGTCACCAAGGCAAACGGCAACGAATTCTCCTACAGCGCGTTCCCGCCCGCCCAGGATGAAGCTTTCCGCATTACGGTACTCAAAGAAGGCAAGGAATACTTCACCAACATCATGAATAACATCTTGATGGCTACAACTAACGCTGCAGACAATAGCTATCTGCACGCAGGTCCTGTATTCGGCATTGAAATCACTTTACCGTCGGCGCTTATATTGGACACCCTCGGAGGGGAGGTCGCCCTTGTCAATCTCATTGATGTAAAATTCAGCATTGAAGTGTTCGACAACATGGGGCAATTCATCAACAGCGAAACCATAACCATCAACGGAGAAACCGTTCGCAAAGTCATTTCGGACGACGGCGTGATTCGCATGAACTTGGAATGGCTCGCCCACAATGGAGAAGCTCCCATTTCGAGCAAGGGCAAAAAAATCGGAACTGGCGCATACATCGCCAAGTTCACCTTCAAGGCAAAAGAAACAAACACCAAAACTCAGCAAAAGAGTTCAAGTTCTGACGATACCACAAAGGCATTTGGTTTCAAACGCGCTAAAAAGAAGTAA